A window of the Lagopus muta isolate bLagMut1 chromosome 1, bLagMut1 primary, whole genome shotgun sequence genome harbors these coding sequences:
- the GNB3 gene encoding guanine nucleotide-binding protein G(I)/G(S)/G(T) subunit beta-3, with protein sequence MGEMEQMKQEAEQLKKQIADARKACADTTLAQIVSGMEVVGRIQMRTRRTLRGHLAKIYAMHWSTDSKLLVSASQDGKLIVWDTYTTNKVHAIPLRSSWVMTCAYAPSGNFVACGGLDNMCSIYNLKTREGNVKVSRELSAHTGYLSCCRFLDDNSIVTSSGDTTCALWDIETGQQKTVFLGHTGDCMSLAVSPDFKLFISGACDATAKLWDVREGTCRQTFSGHESDINAICFFPNGEAICTGSDDATCRLFDLRADQELIVYSHESIICGITSVAFSRSGRLLLAGYDDFNCNIWDSLKAERVGILSGHDNRVSCLGVTADGMAVATGSWDSFLKIWN encoded by the exons ATGGGAGAAATGGAACAGATGAAGCAGGAGGCTgagcagctgaagaagcagATTGCG GATGCCCGGAAAGCTTGTGCAGACACAACACTTGCTCAG ATTGTGTCTGGAATGGAGGTTGTCGGCCGCATTCAGATGCGGACCCGAAGGACTCTGCGTGGGCACTTGGCCAAGATCTACGCCATGCACTGGTCAACAGACTCCAA ACTACTGGTCAGTGCCTCACAAGATGGGAAACTGATTGTGTGGGACACATACACAACTAACAAG GTTCACGCCATCCCTTTGCGTTCCTCCTGGGTCATGACCTGTGCCTATGCACCCTCAGGTAATTTTGTGGCCTGTGGGGGCCTTGACAACATGTGCTCCATCTACAACCTCAAGACGCGTGAAGGCAATGTCAAAGTGAGCAGGGAACTCTCAGCTCATACAG GTTACCTCTCCTGCTGCCGGTTTCTTGATGACAACAGTATTGTGACTAGCTCTGGAGATACCACATG TGCGCTCTGGGACATTGAGACAGGGCAGCAGAAGACCGTTTTCCTGGGTCACACTGGAGACTGTATGAGCTTGGCAGTTTCCCCAGACTTCAAACTGTTCATCTCTGGAGCCTGTGATGCCACTGCCAAACTGTGGGACGTACGGGAGGGTACCTGCCGCCAGACATTCTCAGGGCATGAGTCTGACATCAATGCCATCTGC TTCTTCCCTAATGGCGAAGCCATCTGCACTGGCTCAGATGATGCCACCTGCCGCCTCTTTGACCTCCGGGCAGACCAGGAGCTCATAGTGTACTCTCACGAAAGCATCATCTGCGGAATCACATCAGTCGCCTTCTCCCGCAGCGGGCGCCTCTTGCTTGCTGGATATGATGACTTCAATTGCAACATCTGGGACTCCCTGAAAGCAGAACGTGTGG GAATCCTTTCTGGCCACGACAACAGGGTGAGCTGCTTGGGCGTTACAGCAGATGGCATGGCTGTTGCCACTGGCTCCTGGGACAGCTTCCTCAAGATTTGGAACTAA
- the CDCA3 gene encoding cell division cycle-associated protein 3: MGASGSAPTTPVPGPLRNRHLAHVSDPRSPSAGILRTPIEVVSSPAGSPQPGPAQAGAQDADPRSPTPGISRTPMKDTQSDSVECLVRQLGEAFAVDTAPPEPPPPAAARACEEPALRGAAELQPDRGPEPGCEATLRPHRCAGPGLASVNKHARRKASNKILATSGGIVRSPFSILQDDNSPSAPVQRQVKKHILGENPGEKDVAVDLSRNLKAGNCAWSDLNKENQQCPFVEN, translated from the exons ATGGGCGCCTCGGGCAGTGCTCCTACTACTCCCGTGCCCGGTCCCCTCCGCAACCGCCACCTGGCTCACGTTAGCGATCCGCGCTCCCCGAGTGCCGGCATCCTGCGCACCCCCATTGAG GTGGTGAGCTCCCCCGCCGGCAGCCCCCAGCCCGGGCCTGCCCAGGCAGGCGCTCAGGACGCCGACCCGCGCTCGCCGACGCCCGGCATATCCCGCACGCCCATGAAGGACACGCAGAGCG ACAGCGTGGAGTGCCTGGTCAGGCAGCTCGGAGAGGCCTTCGCCGTCGACACCGCGCCCCCGGAGCCTCCACCACCCGCAGCAGCGCGCGCGTGTGAAGAGCCAGCCCTGCGGGGCGCCGCGGAGCTGCAGCCCGACAGGGGCCCCGAGCCCGGCTGCGAGGCGACCCTGCGGCCGCACCGCTGTGCCGGGCCTGGCTTGGCCTCTG TGAACAAGCATGCAAGACGCAAGGCCAGCAACAAGATCTTGGCAACCTCTGGTGGGATTGTCCGTTCTCCCTTCAGTATCCTACAAGACGATAATTCCCCCAGTGCTCCTGTCCAACGTCAG gtTAAGAAGCACATACTGGGGGAGAACCCTGGGGAGAAGGATGTGGCAGTGGATCTGAGCAGGAACCTCAAAGCTGGGAACTGTGCTTGGAGtgatttaaacaaagaaaaccaacagtGTCCTTTTGTGGAGAACTAG